One segment of Oscillospiraceae bacterium MB08-C2-2 DNA contains the following:
- a CDS encoding MBL fold metallo-hydrolase, producing the protein MSRFCPLFSSSGGNCTYLSGGSTRLLVDAGVSCRSILSALEQISVDPATLSGILLTHEHIDHIKGLKVLLKKIKVPVFASCGTLDYLVSQDLIPPGAQLVELEQALVVGDIRVTPFATPHDCAQSLGFRLEMPDERVIGIATDLGHITETVASHLERCDLIMLESNYDEGMLQCSPYPYHLKRRIQSSVGHLSNPECARQLQGLVQRGSVHLVLAHLSSQNNMPAVAHATTKCQLEMAGMTENVDYTLCVAPRNGPGQPIIF; encoded by the coding sequence ATGTCTCGCTTTTGTCCGCTGTTCAGTTCGAGCGGAGGCAACTGTACATATTTATCCGGCGGCTCTACCCGGCTCCTGGTGGATGCCGGTGTTTCCTGCCGCTCTATACTAAGCGCTCTGGAGCAAATTTCAGTGGACCCAGCCACCCTTTCGGGCATTTTGCTGACCCATGAGCACATTGATCATATTAAGGGTCTCAAGGTGCTGCTGAAAAAAATCAAGGTTCCGGTTTTCGCCTCCTGCGGAACGCTGGACTATTTGGTCAGCCAAGACCTTATCCCCCCCGGTGCCCAGCTGGTGGAGCTGGAGCAAGCTCTCGTGGTGGGAGATATTCGGGTCACCCCCTTTGCCACCCCCCACGACTGCGCCCAAAGCTTGGGCTTTCGTCTGGAAATGCCGGATGAAAGGGTCATTGGCATTGCCACCGACCTTGGGCATATTACCGAAACCGTAGCCTCCCATCTGGAGCGCTGTGACCTGATTATGCTGGAATCCAACTACGATGAGGGAATGCTCCAGTGCTCCCCCTACCCCTACCACTTAAAGCGGCGTATTCAGAGCAGTGTGGGGCATCTTTCCAATCCGGAATGCGCCCGGCAGCTCCAAGGCTTGGTACAAAGAGGCTCGGTGCATTTGGTTCTCGCCCATCTCAGCAGCCAAAACAACATGCCGGCTGTGGCTCACGCCACCACCAAATGCCAGCTGGAAATGGCCGGTATGACGGAGAATGTTGATTATACCTTGTGCGTTGCGCCTCGGAACGGTCCGGGTCAGCCCATTATTTTCTAG
- a CDS encoding UDP-N-acetylglucosamine 1-carboxyvinyltransferase, whose product MEKFVVKGGATLNGSVTISGAKNAAVAIIPATILAKGRCVIENVPNISDVSILFKMLTEMGADVRMLDKHTVEIDTSRIHNPVVPYELARHMRASYYFLGALLGRAGKASVSMPGGCHFGVRPIDQHIKGFESLGATVSIDHGMINAVATESLIGSHIYFDVVSVGATINLMLASVKAKGLTILENVAKEPHIVDLANFLNSLGADVRGAGTDVIKIRGVDILHGTDYSIIPDQIEAGTYMIAAAATGGDVLIKNIIPKHLESITNKLDRAGAVITEYDDSCRVTRLGPLISTTIKTQPHPGFPTDMQPQMTAMLALAEGTSVITEGVWDNRFRYVDELVRMGANIQVDGKVAVVQGVPLLTGAPVRATDLRAGAALLIAALMAQGTTHIEDIHHIERGYEDIVEKFVSLGADITHIGFSEQPLSASL is encoded by the coding sequence TTGGAAAAATTTGTTGTTAAGGGCGGCGCCACCTTAAACGGCAGTGTTACCATCAGCGGAGCAAAAAATGCTGCTGTCGCCATTATTCCCGCTACCATTCTGGCCAAGGGCCGGTGTGTGATTGAAAATGTCCCCAACATCAGTGATGTTTCCATTCTCTTTAAAATGCTCACAGAAATGGGCGCAGACGTTCGGATGTTGGATAAGCATACAGTTGAAATTGATACCTCCCGCATTCATAACCCGGTGGTTCCCTATGAGCTGGCACGGCATATGCGGGCATCCTATTACTTTCTCGGCGCTTTGCTGGGCAGAGCCGGCAAGGCCAGTGTTTCTATGCCCGGAGGCTGCCATTTCGGGGTTCGCCCCATTGACCAGCACATCAAGGGCTTTGAGAGCCTTGGGGCAACGGTTTCCATTGATCACGGTATGATCAACGCTGTAGCCACTGAAAGCCTGATTGGTTCCCACATTTATTTTGATGTTGTCTCGGTAGGTGCTACCATCAACCTGATGCTGGCATCTGTTAAAGCCAAGGGCTTGACCATTCTGGAAAACGTGGCCAAAGAGCCGCACATTGTGGATTTGGCAAACTTCCTGAACTCTTTGGGTGCGGATGTCCGAGGCGCCGGTACCGATGTTATTAAAATCCGGGGCGTGGATATTCTCCATGGCACCGATTACTCCATTATTCCCGATCAAATCGAAGCCGGAACTTATATGATTGCGGCGGCGGCCACCGGCGGCGATGTGCTGATTAAGAATATTATACCCAAGCATTTGGAATCCATTACAAACAAGCTGGATCGGGCAGGCGCTGTGATTACTGAATACGATGACAGCTGCCGGGTTACCCGCCTTGGGCCTCTCATCTCCACCACCATCAAAACCCAGCCTCATCCGGGCTTTCCCACCGATATGCAGCCCCAGATGACCGCTATGCTGGCTTTGGCTGAGGGAACCAGCGTCATTACCGAAGGCGTTTGGGATAACCGCTTTCGTTATGTGGACGAGCTGGTGCGAATGGGTGCCAACATTCAGGTAGATGGCAAGGTTGCCGTGGTGCAGGGTGTTCCTCTGCTCACTGGTGCGCCCGTGCGGGCCACGGATCTGCGGGCGGGAGCTGCTTTGCTCATTGCAGCTTTAATGGCGCAGGGCACCACCCACATTGAGGATATTCACCACATTGAGCGGGGCTATGAGGACATTGTTGAGAAATTCGTGTCACTGGGTGCGGATATTACCCACATTGGCTTCTCTGAGCAGCCTCTTTCTGCCAGCCTCTGA
- a CDS encoding alpha/beta hydrolase — MKISVVEYTGKKPGAKSLFFKSAAEKNSQLARQRTVEEHRENMLKLAELRPVLPGLCQQDVLVEGIPCQWVYKEGALSMPVILYLHGGSWAFGNLRTARPVAGMLAELTGCRVLTVQYRLAPENPFPAALEDCFKVYGNLLLRGIPGHKLAIFGDSAGGNLSLALIHRLKELEIALPQALALASPVPDLTVESALWKSGQDLLFHLYDGQPDNIFDRYVQGRDKTDPLISPVFGDLSGFPPTLIHVGGDEPLAEDCAAFARRAAVAGSEVAVKVWKEMFHDFSIVGVTLKESRDSMREMSEFLCDCLHV; from the coding sequence ATGAAGATTTCCGTTGTGGAATATACCGGCAAAAAACCGGGAGCGAAGAGCTTATTTTTCAAAAGCGCCGCTGAGAAAAACAGCCAGCTGGCTCGCCAGCGCACTGTGGAGGAGCATCGGGAAAATATGCTTAAGCTGGCGGAGCTGCGGCCTGTTTTGCCCGGCCTTTGCCAGCAGGATGTTTTGGTGGAAGGCATTCCCTGCCAGTGGGTTTATAAAGAAGGGGCTCTTTCTATGCCTGTGATTCTCTATCTTCATGGTGGGAGCTGGGCTTTCGGTAATCTGCGCACCGCCCGACCGGTGGCGGGAATGCTGGCGGAGCTGACAGGCTGCCGGGTGCTCACTGTGCAGTATCGGCTGGCCCCGGAAAATCCTTTTCCCGCAGCGTTGGAGGATTGCTTTAAAGTATACGGGAACCTGCTCTTGCGGGGAATTCCCGGGCATAAGCTGGCCATTTTCGGCGATTCGGCGGGTGGTAACCTGAGCCTTGCCCTGATACACCGTTTAAAAGAATTGGAGATTGCCTTGCCTCAGGCTTTGGCGCTGGCTTCTCCGGTGCCTGATCTAACAGTAGAAAGTGCCCTATGGAAAAGCGGGCAGGATTTGCTGTTTCATCTATACGATGGCCAGCCCGATAATATCTTTGACCGATATGTGCAGGGCCGGGATAAAACCGATCCTTTGATTTCACCTGTCTTTGGCGATTTGAGCGGCTTTCCGCCAACGCTGATTCATGTGGGTGGTGATGAACCGCTGGCTGAGGATTGTGCAGCCTTTGCCCGCCGGGCGGCTGTGGCCGGTTCAGAAGTGGCGGTTAAGGTGTGGAAGGAAATGTTTCACGATTTTTCCATTGTGGGTGTTACCTTGAAGGAGAGCCGGGATTCAATGCGGGAAATGAGCGAGTTTCTTTGCGACTGCCTTCATGTCTAA
- a CDS encoding GGDEF domain-containing protein, with product MKRKFSLGIKSAVLIISLAVLLSTWASALGTLGYKKSIEKHHAAVGQSLAKTAARFVDGDSLNTYLETRSIDRAYADTQRLLQTLREENSLAGLYIIKPVETGSYYIYDTAPVIQRRGLGASLAREAGTSDSTQQLLSLKAPVYGSGGIVTGYAVAELRPSIPFETAQGFLHQFWTVFCIPAVVTTGLCLLMMRRYITLPINRMAKAANAFLIHQTEEIPAPSSSLTELTVKSNDEIASLASSMKSMELKINEYIYSLDAATKKAETDPLTGLYNRDAFERRVSAFLQHAEAEEKTQAFLMVDIDNFKMINDTYGHLVGDLVIKECARILKKIFRSADEVVRMGGDEFSIFCKSIGSLSIVENKAQELCAAMRTMQVEGLDCTTCVTISIGISLSPQDGTSYQELYQKADIALYQAKLNGRNRYVLAQETSSETKSGLLPVY from the coding sequence TTGAAAAGAAAATTTTCACTAGGAATAAAATCCGCTGTTCTCATAATTTCGCTGGCCGTGCTGCTGAGCACCTGGGCCTCTGCATTGGGAACTTTAGGTTACAAAAAATCTATAGAGAAACACCATGCTGCTGTGGGGCAAAGCTTAGCCAAAACAGCGGCTCGGTTTGTGGATGGTGATTCTCTTAACACATATTTGGAAACCCGCAGCATCGATCGGGCTTATGCAGACACCCAAAGGCTTCTGCAAACACTCCGGGAAGAAAACAGCCTCGCTGGGTTATACATCATCAAGCCTGTTGAAACAGGCTCCTATTACATTTATGATACCGCTCCGGTTATCCAACGGCGGGGTCTTGGTGCTTCTTTGGCACGAGAAGCAGGCACTTCGGACTCCACTCAGCAGCTGCTTTCTCTTAAGGCACCTGTTTATGGCAGCGGCGGTATAGTGACAGGCTATGCGGTGGCAGAACTGCGGCCCAGCATCCCCTTTGAAACCGCTCAGGGATTTCTCCATCAATTTTGGACTGTTTTCTGCATTCCAGCTGTAGTAACCACTGGTTTGTGCCTGCTGATGATGCGCCGCTACATTACATTGCCAATCAACCGTATGGCCAAAGCCGCAAATGCATTTTTGATCCACCAAACAGAGGAAATTCCCGCCCCTTCCTCCTCTCTGACCGAGCTAACAGTGAAAAGCAACGATGAAATCGCCAGTTTGGCCAGTTCCATGAAATCCATGGAACTTAAAATCAACGAGTATATTTACAGCTTGGATGCCGCAACCAAAAAAGCTGAAACCGATCCTCTCACCGGCCTTTACAACCGGGATGCCTTTGAGCGGAGGGTTAGCGCCTTTCTCCAGCATGCCGAAGCAGAGGAAAAAACACAGGCTTTTTTAATGGTTGATATCGATAACTTTAAAATGATTAACGATACCTATGGCCATTTGGTGGGCGATCTGGTGATCAAAGAATGTGCCCGCATCCTCAAAAAAATCTTCCGCAGTGCGGATGAAGTAGTCCGTATGGGCGGAGACGAGTTCTCGATTTTTTGCAAAAGCATCGGCAGCCTGTCCATCGTAGAGAACAAAGCTCAGGAGCTGTGTGCTGCCATGCGCACCATGCAGGTGGAGGGTCTGGACTGCACCACATGTGTCACCATCAGTATAGGGATCTCTCTTTCGCCCCAAGATGGCACCTCTTATCAGGAGCTCTACCAAAAGGCCGACATCGCCCTCTATCAAGCTAAATTGAATGGGCGCAATCGGTATGTACTGGCACAGGAGACTTCATCAGAGACAAAAAGCGGCTTGCTGCCCGTTTATTAA
- a CDS encoding transaldolase family protein: MKLIVDFAGVTQIQELYRYFPVDGVTTNPTILAREGKNPYEVLTAIRECIGDDTDLHVQVISDKAETMLEEAKRIRSVLGSNTYIKIPVTREGLRAIRMMKKNNYMVTATAIYNALQGYLAGLAEADFAAPYINRIDNLGADGVQVAKDIHDIFRSGNMPTQVLAASFKNSQQVLELAKYGIAAATVSPDVIEGMLRIDAAQGAVGVFRKDFEKLCGPGKTMKDC; the protein is encoded by the coding sequence ATGAAGCTGATTGTTGATTTTGCAGGCGTTACCCAGATACAGGAGCTTTACCGGTATTTCCCCGTGGATGGCGTAACCACCAACCCCACCATTCTGGCAAGAGAGGGCAAAAATCCTTATGAGGTGCTTACCGCTATCCGTGAATGCATCGGAGATGATACTGACCTCCATGTGCAGGTGATTTCAGACAAAGCGGAAACCATGCTGGAGGAGGCCAAGCGCATTCGAAGCGTTCTGGGCAGCAATACCTACATCAAAATCCCGGTTACCAGGGAGGGCCTGCGGGCTATCCGCATGATGAAAAAGAACAACTACATGGTCACGGCCACTGCCATTTATAACGCACTTCAAGGCTATTTGGCAGGCTTGGCAGAGGCCGATTTTGCGGCGCCCTATATCAACCGTATTGATAATTTGGGGGCGGATGGGGTGCAGGTGGCCAAGGATATTCACGATATTTTTCGCAGTGGGAATATGCCCACACAGGTGCTGGCTGCCAGCTTTAAAAATTCCCAGCAGGTGCTGGAGCTTGCCAAATATGGCATTGCGGCCGCCACTGTTTCACCGGATGTGATTGAGGGAATGCTGCGGATCGATGCTGCCCAAGGGGCGGTCGGCGTTTTCCGCAAGGATTTTGAAAAGCTGTGCGGCCCGGGAAAAACCATGAAGGATTGCTGA
- a CDS encoding Cof-type HAD-IIB family hydrolase: protein MAAIKMLCMDIDGTLLNSKLEITPATRQAIVRAHQEKGVHIILASSRMPQGMTPFLEVLGLSQPMSCYGGGLIVEEDRILFSQSLPLNSTKRACEIALSCGAHPTVWGPRNWYAREMDELVTKETAIIGGPPVISDYPPLFAGWERDGFAPNKVLCMGKPAVIDRLTAALEQEEGLWDLARSKDVYLEVGPKGVSKGTSVNFLCDYYGISPQEVMAIGDQGNDLSMLLAAGLGVAMGNAPDHIKEQADAVTASNEEDGIALAIERYILGGHH, encoded by the coding sequence ATGGCAGCCATTAAAATGCTGTGTATGGATATTGATGGTACCCTGCTCAATTCAAAGCTGGAAATAACCCCCGCCACCCGCCAAGCTATTGTGCGGGCTCATCAGGAGAAGGGGGTACATATTATTCTGGCCTCTTCCCGTATGCCCCAAGGGATGACCCCTTTTCTGGAGGTGCTTGGCCTTTCTCAGCCCATGTCCTGCTATGGAGGGGGGCTGATTGTGGAGGAAGACCGCATCCTTTTCAGCCAGAGCCTGCCTTTGAATTCCACCAAAAGGGCCTGTGAGATTGCCCTCTCCTGCGGTGCTCATCCCACTGTATGGGGGCCTCGGAATTGGTATGCACGGGAAATGGATGAATTGGTTACCAAAGAAACAGCCATTATCGGCGGGCCTCCGGTCATTTCCGATTATCCGCCTTTGTTTGCCGGTTGGGAGCGGGATGGCTTTGCCCCCAATAAGGTTTTGTGCATGGGCAAGCCTGCTGTAATCGATCGCCTGACAGCCGCTCTGGAACAGGAGGAGGGCCTGTGGGATTTGGCCCGTTCCAAGGATGTATATCTTGAGGTGGGCCCCAAGGGTGTTTCCAAGGGAACTTCGGTGAATTTTCTCTGCGATTACTACGGCATTTCTCCGCAGGAGGTGATGGCGATCGGTGACCAGGGAAATGACTTGAGCATGCTGCTGGCCGCCGGGCTGGGGGTTGCCATGGGCAATGCGCCGGATCATATTAAGGAGCAGGCGGATGCGGTCACTGCCTCCAATGAAGAAGATGGCATTGCACTGGCTATTGAGCGCTATATACTGGGCGGTCATCACTGA
- a CDS encoding uroporphyrinogen decarboxylase family protein, which yields MTHRQRVLAAFNNQPVDRVPFSFWFHFMKHEEQADALANPELLEILYEGHKHYMEALEPDFVKIMCDGLFRYPSAPLYNLKTVEDLAQVTALDKNNPWIRAHIDHVKRICSIREDACYFYNIFSPSMLVRLLVGEEKFLELFRQVPQKMGDAFLRMGESLAYMAEAVIKESGADGIFLCVQNQNVNVITDEEHRKYFSPSDRIILDAANAAGDNNILHICGYEGRHNNLEQWVDYEAKAYNWATYVEGVTLGQGKKLFGGKAVIGGFQNTVQGLLNTGTKEELEAAVEKILEEAGRVGVLIGPDCSLPHGLDIKRLEWVRDKLAALGSAQ from the coding sequence ATGACACATCGTCAACGAGTTTTAGCCGCTTTTAATAACCAGCCGGTGGATCGTGTCCCCTTCTCCTTCTGGTTTCATTTTATGAAGCACGAAGAACAAGCCGATGCTCTTGCCAACCCGGAACTGCTGGAGATTCTCTATGAAGGCCATAAGCATTATATGGAGGCTCTGGAACCGGATTTTGTAAAAATCATGTGCGATGGCCTTTTCCGCTATCCCAGCGCACCCCTCTATAACCTTAAAACTGTGGAGGATTTGGCACAGGTTACAGCTTTGGATAAGAATAACCCATGGATTCGGGCACACATTGACCATGTAAAGCGCATTTGCAGCATCCGGGAGGATGCCTGCTATTTTTACAATATATTTTCCCCCTCTATGCTGGTGCGTTTGCTGGTGGGCGAAGAAAAATTTCTGGAGCTGTTTCGGCAGGTCCCTCAGAAAATGGGGGATGCCTTCCTTCGCATGGGTGAAAGCCTTGCCTATATGGCAGAGGCCGTTATCAAGGAAAGCGGAGCCGACGGTATCTTTTTGTGTGTGCAGAACCAGAATGTGAATGTCATCACTGACGAAGAACACCGGAAGTATTTTTCTCCCAGCGACCGCATCATACTGGATGCCGCTAATGCCGCCGGGGATAACAACATTCTGCACATCTGCGGTTATGAAGGCCGCCACAACAACTTAGAACAGTGGGTGGATTATGAGGCCAAAGCCTATAACTGGGCCACCTATGTGGAAGGTGTGACTCTTGGCCAGGGCAAAAAGCTCTTCGGAGGCAAAGCTGTAATCGGCGGCTTCCAGAATACAGTGCAGGGCCTGCTCAACACCGGCACCAAGGAAGAGCTGGAGGCGGCTGTGGAAAAAATCCTGGAGGAAGCAGGCCGGGTGGGTGTATTGATCGGGCCGGATTGCTCACTGCCTCACGGTTTGGATATAAAACGGCTTGAGTGGGTCCGGGATAAGCTGGCCGCTCTGGGCTCTGCACAGTGA
- a CDS encoding sigma-70 family RNA polymerase sigma factor, whose amino-acid sequence MENEILMHFRNQRKCAQDVFISDPIDTDKDGNSLTLMDIMSSEEDIFDNIELRLQSERMYSFISKHLNKREQKIIILRYGLFCQRPLTQREVADKLNISRSYVSRIEKKAISILQKQFHREGYN is encoded by the coding sequence ATTGAAAATGAAATTCTGATGCATTTTCGCAACCAGCGCAAATGCGCTCAGGATGTTTTTATTTCCGACCCCATCGATACAGATAAGGATGGCAACTCCCTGACCCTCATGGATATTATGTCCAGCGAGGAGGATATTTTTGATAACATTGAGCTTCGCCTGCAATCCGAAAGAATGTATTCGTTTATTTCCAAGCATCTCAACAAAAGGGAACAGAAAATTATTATTCTCCGTTACGGGCTCTTCTGCCAGCGCCCCCTGACACAGCGGGAGGTAGCCGATAAGCTGAATATATCCCGCTCCTATGTTAGCCGCATCGAGAAAAAGGCCATTAGCATCCTGCAAAAGCAGTTTCATCGAGAGGGCTATAACTAA
- a CDS encoding FadR/GntR family transcriptional regulator, translating to MSIERVGRISLSDQVLEQMKNLILSHEWPTTYKLPSEGELSEMFGVSRVTIRNALHRLVGLGLIETRLGDGSYVAQIDESSGLNNLIPVVYLEENLASILEFRREFESGACAIAAGRAEAEDIADLRRLLEKMLTLQNDRTALAEADLEFHYRIAEITRNSLFIKTYEIISEVYAAHMKRVVHVIGGEAGRYYHAKIVDAIEAGDAEEARKVMYEHIASNNEVLHTEKE from the coding sequence TTGTCGATTGAGCGAGTTGGACGTATTAGTCTAAGCGATCAGGTGCTGGAACAGATGAAAAATTTGATACTTTCGCACGAGTGGCCAACAACCTACAAGCTGCCGTCGGAAGGTGAATTGAGTGAAATGTTCGGGGTTTCACGGGTTACAATTCGCAATGCGCTACACCGGCTTGTTGGGCTTGGATTAATTGAAACTCGCCTTGGCGATGGGTCATATGTTGCACAAATTGACGAAAGTAGTGGACTGAATAATCTCATCCCGGTTGTTTATTTGGAAGAGAATCTTGCAAGTATTTTGGAATTCAGGCGTGAATTTGAATCTGGTGCATGTGCCATTGCGGCGGGCCGGGCTGAAGCTGAGGACATAGCGGATTTGCGCAGGCTGCTTGAGAAAATGCTCACGCTACAAAATGACCGTACAGCACTTGCAGAAGCCGATTTGGAGTTTCATTATCGTATTGCTGAAATTACACGCAACAGCTTATTTATCAAAACATACGAAATTATCAGTGAGGTTTACGCTGCACATATGAAACGGGTAGTGCACGTCATAGGTGGCGAGGCAGGGCGCTATTACCATGCCAAAATAGTGGATGCCATCGAAGCCGGCGATGCAGAAGAAGCACGCAAAGTGATGTATGAACACATCGCTTCTAACAATGAAGTTCTGCATACCGAAAAAGAGTAG
- a CDS encoding ABC transporter substrate-binding protein, with translation MKKKLALFLTMVMVFSVLTGCSGGTAPTQNAPTSTESGQSSTDNAGSSSDPVKFLVYACISGATAESGRQCTLAAQTAEWYINEKLGGFPSLGGRPIKIEVLDSTSDAATATLPLERALSSGGYTSVIGNSNSSIALTMLPILEKFKVPTVTGAAANIAVSQQGSSFVFQPAATSKSFIPTQLDFLEEYAKSIGKDVKDLKLGLLYSNDAWGTDQSNNTRTQVAERGLNLVSDEGYEGSSFTDATPLITKIQNAGVDVILPSAYPNDLKLIFTAMNTLNFHPLVVGGGAAMTWPSLYKDLGDDVNGLTSVDSWCWDQKGASENAGWMEMNAYYEEKNNEFLAGQGGPTLFSIMLAYEAVENAKSDDPVAVRDELRKLNKENSKWFGVVNGEGDFDDETGLNTKSRAIILQWQNGKPTSVYPPEYATGVLLNPDTMQPFA, from the coding sequence ATGAAAAAGAAACTGGCACTATTTCTTACCATGGTCATGGTATTTTCCGTCCTGACGGGATGCTCCGGAGGCACGGCACCAACACAAAATGCACCTACTTCCACAGAATCAGGCCAATCATCCACCGATAACGCAGGCTCATCAAGCGACCCTGTCAAATTCCTTGTTTATGCCTGCATCTCGGGGGCTACCGCAGAATCAGGGCGTCAGTGCACGCTGGCAGCCCAAACTGCAGAGTGGTACATAAACGAAAAGCTGGGCGGATTCCCCTCTTTGGGTGGGCGCCCCATTAAGATTGAAGTGCTTGATTCCACTTCTGACGCCGCCACCGCAACTCTCCCCCTTGAGCGTGCACTTTCTTCGGGAGGATACACATCTGTAATCGGCAACTCCAACTCCTCCATTGCGCTAACAATGCTGCCGATACTCGAAAAATTCAAGGTACCTACCGTTACTGGTGCTGCGGCAAACATCGCTGTTTCCCAACAAGGCAGCTCGTTTGTGTTCCAGCCAGCGGCAACATCCAAATCCTTTATTCCCACACAGCTGGATTTCCTTGAGGAGTATGCAAAATCCATCGGCAAAGATGTAAAAGATCTAAAACTAGGCTTGCTCTACTCCAACGACGCTTGGGGCACCGATCAATCCAACAACACGCGCACTCAAGTTGCTGAGCGCGGTTTGAACCTTGTTTCGGACGAAGGCTATGAGGGCAGCTCCTTTACCGATGCAACACCGCTGATCACAAAGATTCAGAATGCAGGCGTTGATGTTATTCTGCCAAGTGCATACCCCAACGACCTCAAGCTTATCTTCACCGCAATGAATACACTGAATTTTCATCCGCTGGTTGTAGGCGGCGGTGCGGCTATGACATGGCCTTCTCTTTATAAAGATCTTGGAGATGACGTTAACGGCCTTACCTCGGTTGATTCTTGGTGCTGGGACCAAAAAGGCGCCTCTGAAAATGCTGGCTGGATGGAAATGAATGCTTATTACGAAGAGAAAAACAACGAGTTCCTTGCTGGCCAGGGCGGCCCAACCCTTTTCTCCATCATGCTTGCTTACGAAGCAGTAGAAAATGCAAAATCAGACGACCCTGTTGCAGTGCGTGACGAACTGCGGAAACTGAACAAAGAAAACAGCAAATGGTTTGGCGTTGTTAACGGCGAAGGCGATTTCGACGATGAGACAGGCCTAAACACCAAATCCCGTGCAATTATTTTGCAATGGCAAAACGGCAAACCAACCAGTGTATATCCGCCCGAATACGCAACAGGCGTTCTGCTTAATCCAGATACCATGCAACCTTTCGCATAA